Proteins co-encoded in one Streptococcus ruminicola genomic window:
- the fmt gene encoding methionyl-tRNA formyltransferase codes for MTKLIFMGTPDFAATVLEGLLDDANYDVLAVVTQPDRAVGRKKEIKMTPVKEVALAHNLPVYQPEKMSGSDEMAELMTLGADGIVTAAFGQFLPTKLLDSVDFAVNVHASLLPKYRGGAPIHYAIINGDKEAGVTIMEMVKKMDAGDMIAKASTPITDEDNVGTMFEKLAVIGRDLLLKTLPDYIAGNIKPEPQDESKATFSPNITPEEERIDWNKSAREVFNHIRGLYPWPVAHTLLDGKRFKIYEASLAEGQGQPGQIIEKGKKTLVVATGDGAISLKTVQPAGKPRMSVVDFLNGVGRKLEVGDLIGE; via the coding sequence ATGACAAAATTAATTTTTATGGGAACACCTGATTTTGCAGCGACTGTTCTAGAAGGTTTACTAGATGATGCCAACTACGATGTTTTAGCGGTTGTGACGCAACCAGACCGCGCGGTTGGTCGTAAAAAAGAAATCAAAATGACACCTGTTAAAGAAGTTGCTTTAGCACACAATTTACCAGTTTATCAACCTGAAAAAATGTCTGGTTCAGATGAAATGGCTGAGCTTATGACTTTAGGGGCAGATGGTATTGTAACAGCTGCTTTTGGTCAATTCTTACCAACAAAATTGCTTGATTCTGTTGATTTTGCAGTTAATGTGCATGCCTCACTGCTTCCTAAATACCGTGGTGGTGCACCAATTCACTACGCTATCATCAACGGTGACAAAGAAGCAGGTGTGACAATCATGGAAATGGTTAAGAAAATGGATGCTGGAGACATGATTGCTAAAGCATCAACACCAATTACTGACGAAGATAACGTTGGAACAATGTTTGAAAAATTGGCTGTTATTGGACGTGATTTGTTGTTAAAAACATTACCAGATTACATTGCAGGCAATATTAAACCAGAACCACAAGATGAAAGCAAAGCAACTTTCTCACCAAATATCACACCAGAAGAAGAACGCATTGACTGGAATAAATCAGCGCGTGAGGTCTTTAACCACATCCGTGGTTTGTATCCATGGCCTGTTGCCCACACCCTTCTTGATGGCAAACGTTTCAAAATCTATGAAGCAAGCTTGGCAGAAGGTCAAGGACAACCAGGTCAAATCATTGAAAAAGGCAAGAAAACTTTGGTTGTGGCAACTGGAGACGGTGCGATTTCTCTTAAAACAGTTCAACCAGCAGGGAAACCACGCATGAGCGTTGTGGATTTCTTAAATGGTGTTGGACGTAAACTTGAAGTAGGTGACCTTATTGGCGAATGA
- the rsmB gene encoding 16S rRNA (cytosine(967)-C(5))-methyltransferase RsmB: protein MANDWKKQARGLALVVLENVFEEGAYSNIALNQELKQTQLSQKDKSLVTEIVYGTVARKITLEWYLAHYIEDRDKLDPWVYYLLMLSLYQLLYLDKMPAHAVVNDAVNIAKNRGNKKGAEKFVNAILRRLTKDDLPNPESIKRTNKRYSVLYSLPVWLVKKLIDQFGEERAVAIMQSLFVRNKASIRVTNPDKLTEIEAATGAKPSLLSPVGLVKISGHFAGTDYFANGDITIQDESSQLVAPTLNIQGDENILDACSAPGGKTTHMASYLTSGHITALDLYDHKLDLVMDNAKRLHVADKISTQKMDATTVHEHFAPDTFDKILVDAPCSGIGLIRRKPDIKYNKENQDFNALQEIQLQILDSVCQTLRKGGIITYSTCTIFDEENFQVINKFLETHPNFEQVKLSHTQEDIVRDGCIAITPEQYQTDGFFIGQVKRIL from the coding sequence TTGGCGAATGATTGGAAGAAACAAGCACGTGGCTTAGCGCTAGTCGTTCTTGAAAATGTCTTTGAAGAAGGAGCGTATTCAAATATTGCTCTGAATCAGGAACTTAAACAGACTCAGTTGTCACAAAAAGATAAGTCTTTGGTGACAGAAATCGTCTATGGTACAGTAGCACGAAAGATTACCCTAGAATGGTATTTAGCTCACTATATCGAAGACCGTGACAAATTGGATCCTTGGGTTTATTATCTTTTGATGCTGAGCCTTTATCAATTATTGTATCTTGACAAGATGCCAGCTCACGCTGTGGTAAATGACGCGGTTAATATTGCTAAAAATCGTGGCAATAAAAAAGGTGCTGAAAAATTTGTTAATGCGATTTTGCGACGTTTGACTAAAGATGACCTCCCAAATCCTGAAAGCATTAAACGTACAAACAAACGTTATTCGGTTCTTTATTCTTTACCAGTCTGGTTGGTTAAAAAATTAATTGACCAATTTGGTGAAGAACGAGCAGTAGCTATCATGCAGAGTCTATTTGTCAGAAATAAAGCTAGTATTCGTGTGACAAATCCTGATAAATTAACTGAGATAGAGGCGGCAACAGGTGCTAAACCATCACTTCTATCTCCTGTTGGTTTGGTTAAAATATCAGGGCATTTTGCAGGGACAGATTATTTTGCTAACGGTGATATTACTATTCAAGATGAGTCTAGTCAATTGGTGGCCCCAACGCTTAATATTCAGGGCGATGAAAATATCTTAGATGCTTGTTCAGCTCCAGGTGGAAAAACGACTCACATGGCTTCTTACTTGACAAGCGGGCATATTACAGCATTAGATTTATACGACCACAAGCTTGATTTGGTAATGGATAATGCCAAACGCTTACATGTGGCTGATAAAATCTCTACACAAAAAATGGATGCCACAACAGTTCACGAACATTTTGCACCAGACACTTTTGATAAAATCTTAGTTGATGCACCATGTTCAGGAATTGGTCTTATCCGCCGTAAACCTGACATTAAGTACAATAAAGAAAATCAAGATTTCAATGCTTTACAGGAAATTCAATTGCAAATTCTTGATAGCGTTTGTCAAACATTGCGTAAAGGTGGTATAATAACTTATAGCACTTGTACAATTTTTGATGAGGAAAACTTCCAAGTCATTAACAAATTTTTAGAAACTCATCCAAATTTTGAACAGGTAAAACTGAGTCATACGCAAGAAGATATTGTAAGAGATGGTTGTATTGCGATTACCCCTGAACAATATCAGACAGACGGGTTCTTTATTGGACAAGTTAAACGTATCTTGTAA
- a CDS encoding Stp1/IreP family PP2C-type Ser/Thr phosphatase, translated as MKISLVTDIGQRRSNNQDFINKFDNEKGITLVILADGMGGHRAGNIASEMTVTDLGREWITTDFTELSQIRDWLITALEAENQRIYELGQTDEYKGMGTTVEALAIVDNNVIFAHVGDSRIGLLHNGEYELLTSDHSLVNELVKAGQLTEEEAANHPQKNIITQSIGQANPVEPDLGVQVLEDGDYLIINSDGLTNMITNDEIVSILSQDKNLDDKNNELVTLANERGGLDNITIALIHAESEEA; from the coding sequence ATGAAAATTTCACTTGTAACTGATATCGGACAAAGACGTTCAAATAATCAGGATTTTATTAATAAATTTGATAACGAAAAAGGTATCACTTTAGTCATCCTAGCAGATGGTATGGGAGGTCATCGTGCTGGTAATATTGCTAGTGAAATGACCGTTACTGACCTTGGACGTGAATGGATTACTACCGATTTTACTGAATTAAGCCAAATTCGTGATTGGCTGATTACTGCGCTTGAAGCAGAAAATCAAAGAATTTATGAACTGGGTCAAACTGATGAGTACAAAGGTATGGGAACAACCGTTGAAGCTTTAGCGATTGTTGATAACAATGTTATCTTTGCTCACGTTGGTGATTCACGCATTGGCTTGCTTCATAATGGTGAATACGAATTGTTAACAAGCGACCATTCTCTTGTTAATGAATTGGTGAAAGCTGGTCAATTGACAGAAGAAGAAGCAGCAAACCACCCACAAAAAAATATTATTACGCAATCTATTGGACAAGCAAACCCAGTTGAACCTGATTTAGGGGTTCAAGTTCTTGAAGATGGTGATTATCTCATCATTAACAGTGATGGTTTAACAAACATGATTACCAATGACGAAATTGTTAGCATTTTGAGCCAAGATAAAAATCTTGACGATAAAAATAATGAGTTAGTCACTCTTGCTAACGAACGTGGAGGTCTTGATAATATCACCATTGCTCTTATCCACGCCGAAAGTGAGGAAGCTTAA
- the pknB gene encoding Stk1 family PASTA domain-containing Ser/Thr kinase, with the protein MIQIGKLFAGRYRILKSIGRGGMADVYLAKDLILDNEEVAIKVLRTNYQTDQIAVARFQREARAMAELNHPNIVSIRDIGEEDGQQFLVMEYVDGSDLKKYIQDHAPLSNNEVVRIMEEVLSAMTLAHQQGIVHRDLKPQNILLTKDGTVKVTDFGIAVAFAETSLTQTNSMLGSVHYLSPEQARGSKATVQSDIYAMGIMLFEMLTGHIPYDGDSAVTIALQHFQKPLPSIIDENKNVPQALENVVIKATAKRLSDRYASTFEMSRDLMTALSYNRSRERKLVFEDTENTKTLPKVTTSTPVPSTTEQLLKKQKAAKVNREAADNKIAKAKTKKKKSHRMFGTLVKIFFAVVVVAIAIFTYLTLSTPASVNVPDVAGTSLADAKTSLTSAGLKVGDIHKVASDTVQKGHVIKTDPTAGSSKKEGAKVDIYVSKGTSGFKMKDYTGQNYQEVIKELKDKHGISSDKIDVEWITGTNYDGGTIISQTPEKGTRVASENKITFKVAAIVMPNLIGYTYQDAIAELTALGLSSSHITVFQADATSSTGYSQVKTPSASAVVVAQDPYFGAAIEGNVKLYFSSGSEVQPSEVAPSQSVPESSETSETSESSSSSSSSSSTEESSQTDSSSVEQ; encoded by the coding sequence ATGATTCAGATTGGCAAATTATTTGCTGGTCGTTATCGGATCCTCAAATCTATCGGACGGGGTGGAATGGCAGATGTTTATCTTGCCAAAGATCTAATTCTTGATAATGAAGAAGTGGCTATCAAAGTCCTTCGAACTAATTATCAAACAGATCAAATTGCCGTTGCTCGTTTCCAACGTGAAGCGCGTGCCATGGCAGAGCTAAACCATCCAAATATCGTTTCGATTCGTGATATTGGAGAAGAAGACGGACAGCAATTCTTAGTAATGGAATATGTTGATGGTTCGGACTTGAAAAAATACATTCAAGACCATGCCCCGCTTTCTAATAATGAAGTTGTTAGAATCATGGAAGAAGTCTTGTCTGCAATGACTTTGGCTCATCAACAAGGAATTGTTCACCGTGATTTGAAACCACAAAATATCTTGTTAACCAAAGACGGAACGGTTAAAGTTACCGACTTTGGTATCGCTGTAGCCTTTGCAGAAACAAGTTTAACACAGACAAACTCAATGCTTGGTAGTGTACACTATTTATCACCTGAACAAGCGCGTGGATCAAAAGCCACTGTTCAAAGTGATATCTACGCTATGGGGATTATGTTGTTTGAAATGTTGACTGGTCACATCCCATATGATGGTGATTCAGCTGTTACAATTGCTCTTCAACATTTCCAAAAACCACTTCCATCAATCATTGATGAAAATAAAAATGTTCCACAAGCTTTGGAAAATGTTGTCATTAAAGCAACTGCAAAACGTTTGAGTGATCGCTACGCCTCAACTTTTGAGATGAGCCGTGATTTAATGACTGCTCTTTCATATAACCGCAGTCGTGAACGCAAACTTGTCTTTGAAGATACAGAAAATACGAAGACACTTCCAAAAGTAACAACTTCAACACCTGTTCCCTCAACTACAGAACAATTGTTGAAAAAACAAAAAGCAGCTAAAGTTAATCGTGAAGCTGCGGATAATAAAATTGCAAAAGCGAAAACGAAGAAGAAAAAATCACATCGTATGTTTGGTACTTTAGTGAAAATTTTCTTTGCGGTCGTAGTAGTTGCAATTGCTATCTTTACTTACTTGACGCTAAGCACACCAGCTTCAGTCAACGTTCCAGATGTAGCAGGAACAAGTTTAGCAGATGCTAAGACAAGTTTAACTTCAGCTGGACTTAAAGTTGGTGATATTCATAAAGTAGCTAGTGATACTGTGCAAAAAGGTCATGTTATTAAGACTGACCCAACAGCAGGTTCATCTAAAAAAGAAGGTGCCAAAGTTGACATTTATGTGTCAAAAGGAACATCAGGCTTTAAGATGAAAGATTATACTGGTCAAAACTATCAAGAAGTTATCAAAGAACTCAAAGATAAGCACGGTATTTCAAGTGATAAGATTGATGTTGAATGGATAACAGGTACTAACTATGACGGTGGTACTATCATTAGTCAAACACCTGAAAAAGGTACAAGAGTAGCTAGTGAAAATAAGATTACTTTCAAGGTTGCAGCAATTGTTATGCCAAACCTTATTGGGTATACTTACCAAGATGCAATTGCTGAATTGACTGCACTTGGCTTATCAAGCTCACATATTACAGTATTCCAAGCAGATGCTACTTCATCAACTGGATACTCTCAAGTCAAAACACCATCTGCCTCTGCAGTTGTTGTGGCACAAGATCCTTACTTTGGCGCAGCTATTGAAGGAAATGTGAAACTTTACTTCTCATCTGGAAGTGAAGTTCAACCTTCTGAAGTAGCACCATCTCAATCTGTTCCTGAGTCATCTGAGACAAGTGAAACTAGTGAGTCAAGTTCTTCAAGTAGCAGCAGTAGCAGCACTGAGGAAAGTTCACAAACCGACTCATCATCAGTTGAACAATAA
- the liaF gene encoding cell wall-active antibiotics response protein LiaF gives MRKVQFFVIVETILLVMGLMTIMANNLSSFILILVLILLALRFYNQDKRNNLLLTVGLVLLFLILMLNPYIIMAVVLGVVYVVINHFSQVKKKNRFALVRFREEDLKAKPIRNQWIGADMHDSDFYAFDDINMVRLTGSDTIDLSSVIVTGKDNVVIIRKVFGPTKILVPIDVAVKLDVSAIYGSVRYFDFEEYDLRNESLKLWHPKDEECLKAVKVIVNVLAGDVEVVRK, from the coding sequence ATGAGGAAAGTTCAATTTTTTGTCATTGTCGAAACTATTTTATTAGTCATGGGCTTAATGACAATTATGGCCAACAATTTATCGAGTTTTATCTTAATTTTAGTTTTAATTCTTTTGGCATTACGTTTTTATAATCAAGACAAGCGCAATAATTTATTGTTAACAGTAGGATTGGTTCTTTTATTTTTGATTTTGATGCTTAATCCATACATTATCATGGCGGTTGTGCTTGGGGTTGTTTATGTGGTCATTAATCACTTTTCGCAAGTTAAGAAGAAAAATCGCTTTGCTTTGGTTCGTTTTCGTGAGGAAGACTTGAAAGCAAAACCAATTCGCAATCAATGGATTGGTGCTGATATGCATGACAGTGATTTTTATGCCTTTGATGACATCAACATGGTTCGTTTAACTGGAAGTGATACTATTGATTTAAGCAGTGTCATCGTAACTGGTAAGGATAATGTGGTAATCATTCGCAAAGTTTTTGGTCCAACAAAGATTTTAGTTCCTATTGACGTTGCGGTTAAATTGGATGTTAGTGCGATTTATGGCAGTGTTCGTTATTTTGATTTTGAAGAATATGACCTGCGAAATGAATCTTTAAAATTATGGCATCCTAAAGATGAAGAATGTTTGAAAGCTGTTAAGGTGATTGTTAATGTTTTAGCAGGAGATGTTGAGGTGGTGCGTAAATGA
- a CDS encoding sensor histidine kinase, with translation MKKHHFLLLILYASIIIISIVVVVLDSLELHLKSLITDFWMGERFVFSIVFLILAVTILLLLLWVILDDNSKRSINQNLRRILNNQEVSLDEDTEINTNLSRLSKKMTHLTNSLQNTENSRIQNGQEIVEQERKRIARDLHDTVSQELFASSMILSGVSANLDQIERDQLEFQLTAVESMLQNAQKDLRILLLHLRPTELENKTLSEGFDILLKELTDKSSIEVVYKKNIEKLPKKIEDNVFRIAQEFISNTLKHAKATRLEVYLNQTETELQLKMVDNGVGFDMDERHDLSYGLNNIEERVDDMAGTMTLLSQKGKGVSMDIRLPLVKGENKEKEDDPEN, from the coding sequence ATGAAAAAACATCATTTTTTACTTTTGATTCTTTATGCAAGTATTATCATCATTTCAATTGTTGTTGTTGTCCTAGATAGTTTAGAGTTGCATTTGAAAAGTTTGATAACAGATTTTTGGATGGGAGAACGTTTTGTTTTTTCAATTGTCTTTCTTATCTTAGCTGTTACTATTTTGTTATTACTACTTTGGGTTATTTTGGATGATAATAGCAAACGAAGTATTAACCAAAATCTGCGCCGCATTTTAAATAATCAGGAAGTATCTCTTGATGAAGATACAGAAATCAACACGAATTTGTCACGCTTGTCTAAAAAGATGACACACTTAACAAATAGTCTTCAAAATACTGAGAATAGTCGTATTCAAAATGGACAAGAAATTGTGGAGCAAGAACGTAAACGTATTGCTCGTGACCTTCATGATACGGTTAGTCAAGAGCTGTTTGCTTCTTCGATGATTCTTTCAGGAGTATCTGCTAATCTTGATCAAATTGAAAGAGACCAGCTGGAGTTTCAGCTAACAGCTGTTGAAAGTATGTTGCAAAATGCTCAAAAAGATTTGCGTATTTTATTGCTACATTTAAGACCTACAGAACTGGAAAATAAAACCCTTTCGGAAGGTTTTGACATCCTCTTGAAAGAATTAACAGATAAGAGTAGTATAGAAGTTGTTTATAAGAAAAATATCGAAAAACTGCCTAAAAAGATTGAGGATAATGTTTTTCGAATTGCTCAAGAATTTATCAGCAATACGCTTAAACATGCCAAGGCAACACGTTTAGAAGTATACCTCAATCAGACAGAGACAGAATTGCAATTAAAAATGGTTGATAATGGTGTCGGTTTTGATATGGATGAAAGACATGATTTAAGTTATGGTCTTAATAATATTGAAGAACGTGTTGATGACATGGCTGGAACGATGACATTATTGAGCCAAAAGGGAAAAGGAGTATCGATGGATATCCGTTTGCCTTTGGTTAAGGGAGAAAACAAGGAGAAAGAAGATGACCCAGAAAATTAG
- a CDS encoding response regulator transcription factor, whose amino-acid sequence MTQKIRVILVDDHEMVRLGLKSFFNLQPDVEVVGEAGNGIEGIKLALELKPDVVVMDLVMPEMSGVEATLKLLKEWKEAKILVLTSYLDNEKIYPVIEAGAKGYMLKTSSAAEILNAIQKVARGELAIETEVDKKIKAHDKQPELHEDLTARERDILRLLAKGYDNQTIADELFISLKTVKTHVSNILAKLEVDDRTQAVVYAFKHHLVPQDED is encoded by the coding sequence ATGACCCAGAAAATTAGAGTTATCCTAGTTGATGACCACGAAATGGTACGTCTTGGTTTGAAAAGTTTTTTTAACTTGCAACCTGACGTTGAAGTTGTTGGCGAAGCAGGCAATGGCATTGAAGGGATAAAACTTGCTTTAGAGTTAAAACCAGATGTGGTAGTAATGGATTTGGTAATGCCTGAAATGAGTGGCGTTGAAGCGACCTTAAAACTCTTAAAAGAGTGGAAAGAAGCTAAAATCCTTGTTCTGACATCTTATCTTGATAATGAAAAAATCTACCCAGTTATTGAAGCGGGTGCTAAAGGTTATATGTTAAAAACATCTAGTGCAGCAGAAATTTTAAATGCGATTCAAAAAGTTGCGCGTGGAGAGCTAGCTATCGAAACTGAAGTCGATAAAAAAATCAAAGCTCATGACAAGCAACCTGAATTGCATGAAGATTTGACGGCGCGTGAGCGAGATATTTTAAGGCTTTTAGCCAAAGGTTATGACAATCAGACTATTGCTGATGAACTGTTTATCTCGCTAAAAACTGTTAAAACACACGTTTCAAATATCTTAGCTAAGCTAGAAGTGGATGACCGTACACAAGCAGTTGTCTATGCCTTTAAGCATCATTTAGTACCGCAAGATGAGGATTAA
- a CDS encoding Cof-type HAD-IIB family hydrolase, which produces MDVKTKYKAKKTKIVFFDIDDTLRVKVTGYMPESIKYVFKSLKEKGIMTGIATGRALYGVVPEIRDLNPDYFVTINGTYVVDKKEAEIVSDPLPRDLVEKYVNWAKAEGIEYGFTGKDKPVVSKRCDLIDDAMKPIYGICDVEPDFYLTNDVYQMWTFAENNADLQLPEDLASEIRLVPWHEHSSDVVKVGVSKASGVAHVLESQNLKPLNAMMFGDGPNDMEIFDYVGLKIAMGNAVPELKEKADFVTKTVEEDGILYALEELGLVEKQLNFPQVDLSTVEGPVATIKTNHGDMKIKLFPDHAPKTVANFVALSKDGYYDGIIFHRIIPEFMIQGGDPTGTGMGGQSIYGDSFEDEFSEELYNVRGALSMANAGPNTNGSQFFIVQNSKIPYAQKELERGGWPKPIAELYAAKGGTPHLDRRHTVFGQIMDEESYKVLDEIANVETGAQDRPVEDVVIETIEVVD; this is translated from the coding sequence ATGGATGTAAAAACAAAATACAAGGCTAAGAAGACAAAAATTGTTTTCTTTGATATTGATGATACCTTACGTGTCAAAGTCACAGGTTATATGCCAGAATCAATCAAGTATGTTTTTAAAAGTTTGAAAGAAAAAGGCATTATGACAGGGATTGCGACAGGACGTGCACTTTATGGCGTTGTTCCCGAAATTCGTGATTTAAATCCTGATTATTTTGTCACAATCAATGGAACTTATGTTGTTGACAAGAAAGAAGCAGAGATTGTTAGCGACCCACTTCCACGTGATTTAGTTGAAAAGTATGTCAATTGGGCTAAGGCAGAGGGCATTGAATATGGTTTTACTGGTAAGGATAAACCAGTCGTGTCAAAACGCTGTGACTTAATTGATGATGCTATGAAACCTATTTATGGTATTTGTGATGTTGAGCCAGATTTTTATTTAACAAATGATGTTTATCAAATGTGGACATTTGCTGAAAATAATGCTGATTTGCAATTGCCAGAAGACTTAGCTAGTGAGATTCGTTTGGTACCTTGGCACGAACATTCATCTGATGTTGTTAAGGTTGGCGTCTCTAAAGCTTCAGGAGTTGCCCATGTTTTAGAAAGTCAAAACTTAAAACCACTCAATGCCATGATGTTTGGAGATGGTCCAAATGATATGGAAATCTTTGATTATGTTGGCTTGAAAATTGCTATGGGCAATGCAGTGCCTGAACTCAAAGAAAAAGCAGATTTTGTAACAAAAACAGTAGAAGAAGATGGCATTTTATATGCCTTGGAGGAACTCGGTTTGGTAGAAAAACAATTAAATTTCCCACAAGTTGATTTATCAACAGTTGAAGGTCCAGTTGCGACAATTAAAACAAATCATGGTGACATGAAAATCAAACTTTTCCCTGATCATGCACCAAAAACAGTAGCAAACTTTGTTGCTTTGTCAAAAGATGGTTACTATGATGGTATCATCTTCCACCGTATCATTCCTGAATTCATGATTCAAGGTGGTGACCCAACTGGTACTGGTATGGGGGGACAATCTATCTATGGCGATAGCTTTGAAGATGAATTCTCAGAAGAACTTTACAATGTTCGTGGAGCTCTTTCAATGGCAAATGCTGGTCCAAATACAAACGGAAGCCAGTTCTTTATCGTTCAAAATAGCAAAATTCCATACGCTCAAAAAGAACTAGAACGTGGTGGCTGGCCAAAACCAATCGCAGAACTTTATGCTGCTAAAGGTGGAACACCTCACCTTGACCGTCGTCACACAGTCTTTGGACAAATCATGGACGAAGAATCATACAAAGTTCTTGATGAAATTGCAAACGTTGAAACTGGCGCACAAGACCGCCCAGTTGAAGATGTAGTTATTGAAACAATTGAGGTAGTAGATTAA
- a CDS encoding S1 RNA-binding domain-containing protein — MRIGDKITGTITGIKPYGAFVALDNGTTGLIHISEIKTGYIENIYQLLKVGEKVLVQVVDFDEFTQKASLSLRTLEEEKHHLHRRHRFSNSHLNIGFQPLADNLPKWTKESLELLTKD; from the coding sequence ATGAGAATTGGCGACAAAATCACTGGAACAATAACAGGTATAAAACCTTATGGTGCCTTTGTCGCATTGGATAATGGGACTACAGGCCTTATTCATATCTCAGAAATTAAAACAGGCTATATTGAAAATATTTACCAACTGCTTAAAGTTGGTGAGAAAGTCTTGGTACAAGTTGTTGATTTTGATGAATTTACGCAAAAAGCTAGCCTTTCTTTGCGTACCCTTGAAGAGGAAAAACATCATCTCCACAGACGCCATCGTTTTTCAAATAGTCATTTAAATATTGGTTTTCAACCATTGGCAGACAATCTGCCAAAATGGACAAAAGAAAGCCTTGAATTACTAACAAAAGATTAA
- the cysK gene encoding cysteine synthase A, with protein sequence MAKIYNSITELIGNTPIIKLNNIVPEDAADVYVKIESFNPGSSVKDRIALRMIEDAEKAGTIKPGDTIVEPTSGNTGIGLAWVGAAKGYKVIIVMPETMSLERRKIIQAYGAELVLTPGSEGMKGAIAKAKEVAAEKNGWVPLQFANPSNPAVHEATTGAEIIEAFGPKGLDAFVAGVGTGGTVSGVSHALKKANPDIKVYAVEADESAVLSGEKPGPHKIQGISAGFIPDTLDTKSYDDVIRVASDDAIVTSRNLGGKEGFLAGISSGAAIFAAIEKAKELGKGKKVLALLPDNGERYLSTSLYDFGD encoded by the coding sequence ATGGCAAAAATTTATAACTCAATTACTGAATTAATTGGAAACACTCCTATTATCAAACTTAACAACATTGTTCCTGAAGATGCTGCTGATGTTTACGTCAAAATTGAATCATTTAACCCAGGCTCATCTGTTAAAGACCGCATTGCTCTTCGTATGATTGAAGACGCTGAAAAAGCAGGTACAATCAAACCTGGTGATACAATTGTTGAACCTACATCAGGTAATACTGGTATTGGTCTTGCTTGGGTCGGTGCAGCTAAAGGATACAAAGTCATTATTGTAATGCCTGAAACAATGAGCCTTGAACGTCGTAAAATTATCCAAGCTTATGGTGCTGAACTTGTTTTGACACCAGGAAGCGAAGGAATGAAAGGTGCTATCGCTAAAGCCAAAGAAGTCGCTGCAGAGAAAAATGGATGGGTACCACTTCAATTTGCTAATCCATCTAACCCAGCTGTTCATGAAGCAACAACAGGAGCTGAAATCATTGAAGCTTTCGGTCCAAAAGGTCTTGATGCTTTCGTAGCTGGTGTTGGTACTGGAGGAACTGTTTCTGGTGTTTCTCACGCTCTTAAAAAAGCAAACCCAGACATCAAAGTCTATGCAGTTGAAGCTGATGAATCTGCTGTTCTTTCTGGTGAAAAACCTGGTCCACACAAAATTCAAGGAATTTCAGCTGGCTTTATCCCAGATACCCTTGATACTAAATCTTATGATGATGTCATTCGCGTCGCATCAGACGATGCTATTGTAACAAGCCGTAACCTTGGTGGAAAAGAAGGATTCCTTGCTGGTATCTCTTCTGGCGCAGCCATCTTTGCAGCTATTGAAAAAGCCAAAGAACTTGGTAAAGGTAAAAAAGTCTTAGCCCTTCTTCCTGACAACGGCGAACGTTACCTTTCAACTTCTCTTTACGACTTTGGTGACTAA
- a CDS encoding YigZ family protein, with product MNYKTIKNDGVCEEEIKKSRFICQLKRVETEEEGREFIAQIKKEHYKATHSCSAMIIGENSEIKRSSDDGEPSGTAGVPMLTVLEKQGLTNVVAVVTRYFGGIKLGAGGLIRAYAGSVANALKEIGIVEVKEQEGIKITLSYPQYQTFSNFLQAENLQEFDTEFLENVTTHIYLDPENVTEVSDRLVEFYQGKVSFEKSGSKIVEVAL from the coding sequence ATGAACTATAAAACAATCAAAAACGATGGCGTTTGCGAGGAAGAAATTAAAAAATCTCGCTTTATTTGCCAATTAAAACGCGTTGAAACCGAAGAAGAAGGACGAGAATTCATTGCTCAAATCAAAAAAGAACATTATAAAGCAACTCACTCTTGTTCTGCTATGATTATTGGAGAAAACTCTGAAATCAAACGTTCTAGTGATGATGGTGAACCAAGTGGAACAGCTGGTGTTCCAATGCTTACTGTTCTAGAAAAGCAAGGTTTGACAAACGTTGTTGCTGTGGTCACACGCTATTTCGGTGGTATCAAATTAGGCGCTGGAGGCTTAATTCGCGCTTACGCTGGTAGTGTCGCAAATGCTCTTAAAGAAATTGGTATCGTAGAAGTTAAAGAGCAAGAAGGCATTAAAATTACTCTTTCTTATCCACAATACCAAACATTCTCCAACTTCTTGCAAGCTGAAAATCTTCAAGAATTTGACACCGAATTTCTAGAAAATGTAACGACTCACATCTACCTTGATCCTGAAAATGTAACAGAGGTTAGTGACCGTCTTGTTGAATTTTATCAAGGTAAGGTTTCCTTTGAAAAATCTGGTTCAAAAATTGTCGAAGTTGCTTTGTGA